The proteins below are encoded in one region of Fimbriimonadaceae bacterium:
- the hpt gene encoding hypoxanthine phosphoribosyltransferase produces MTSETLRMETLIGADDLARRCRELAQEIDEVYAGEPVVLIAVLNGAFVFVADLVRHMQTPLTVDFVQIGTYADRTESSGVFRFKKDHETNIEGRHVLVVEDIVDTGHTLSRLTELLRTRQPKSLRVATMLDKPSRRAHEALVDFVGFEVPDVFVVGYGLDYAERFRNLPHVAVLGF; encoded by the coding sequence ATGACGAGCGAGACCCTTCGGATGGAGACCCTGATCGGTGCGGACGACCTTGCCCGGCGGTGCCGCGAGCTCGCGCAGGAGATCGACGAGGTTTATGCGGGAGAGCCGGTCGTCCTGATCGCCGTGCTGAACGGGGCGTTCGTCTTCGTGGCGGACCTGGTGCGGCATATGCAGACCCCCCTCACGGTCGATTTCGTGCAGATCGGGACATACGCCGACCGGACGGAGTCCAGCGGGGTCTTCCGGTTCAAGAAGGACCACGAGACCAATATCGAGGGGCGGCACGTGCTGGTGGTGGAGGACATCGTCGACACGGGCCATACGCTCAGCCGGCTCACCGAGCTCCTCAGGACGCGCCAGCCCAAATCCCTGCGGGTCGCGACGATGCTGGACAAGCCTTCCCGCCGGGCCCACGAGGCCCTAGTGGATTTCGTCGGGTTCGAGGTCCCCGACGTCTTTGTGGTAGGATACGGTTTGGATTACGCGGAAAGGTTTCGTAACCTTCCTCATGTAGCCGTCCTGGGCTTTTGA
- a CDS encoding helix-turn-helix transcriptional regulator — MRSRQHPVYMIGVAAELCGVHPQTLRQYERLGLVVPARVGTKNRLYSDEDVQRVRRIQRLTQQLGVNLAGVEIILRLLDEMDEQRMDFEQQMEDYATEVEQRVQNMLQNTNVPVRTDGRLLPVPKYRPARKSDL, encoded by the coding sequence GTGAGGAGTCGGCAGCACCCGGTCTATATGATCGGGGTGGCCGCGGAGCTCTGCGGGGTGCACCCACAGACCCTCCGGCAATACGAGCGGCTCGGCTTGGTCGTCCCCGCCCGAGTCGGCACCAAGAACCGGCTTTACAGCGACGAAGACGTCCAACGGGTGCGCCGCATCCAACGGCTGACCCAGCAGTTGGGAGTCAACCTTGCGGGGGTCGAAATCATCCTTCGGCTGCTCGACGAGATGGACGAACAGCGGATGGACTTTGAACAACAAATGGAAGATTACGCCACCGAAGTTGAACAAAGGGTGCAGAACATGCTCCAGAACACGAACGTCCCCGTCCGCACCGACGGCCGCCTGTTGCCCGTTCCGAAGTACCGTCCCGCGCGAAAGTCCGATCTTTAA
- a CDS encoding S8 family serine peptidase, which produces MFSLFLQASEDAALTDLAARLAVADSRVAAHSASLAARLGLPMRGTNANGDFQLAGWEVGPVYRQTCNLGTAKTIGADLVWPNGGAGYSLTGAGLKVGVWDSGPVFAHSELTGRVTVIDNGQPVSGHATHVAGTIAATGADPNAKGMAYQGLIDSRDWNNDLAELAAAAAAGLTLSSHSYTAVCGWSNNYFGDGKWAWFGDPAISQTSDWKFGFYDATARDLDSVCRTASRLLPVVAAGNDRSDTGPVPGTPYWLVTNVKVLSTDVRNKDGGTLGYDSLPMGMQTAKNPLCVGGCAKIPNRYGKPGDVVLGPYSSSGPTDDGRIKPDLVAPGTGVYSIFEDQRYGELTGTSSSAPTVAGGLSLVRQRYRQTHGNADPRGATLKALAVHAAREAGPYEGPDYRFGYGLFDAAAAARLATFDQQVTNTVLEGTLTQGGVFTTQIQCDGDQPVKATLVWMDEAGPVPPVRLNPATRILVNDLDLRIVKGASIALPWTLDPAAPGRAAVRADNWRDNVEQVVFPTRPEGVYTIRVTHKRTLTRAQPFSLVVTGANPPLALAAKPNRVKGGSPNVVTATVDVGIPASKGLVLKLTSDNAAAKVPATVVVPAGATRATFTIDHSAVTVDQVVKISALGSGVTRQVTLTLVK; this is translated from the coding sequence GTGTTTTCGCTGTTCTTGCAGGCTTCAGAGGACGCTGCCCTAACGGACCTGGCCGCCCGCCTCGCCGTCGCGGACTCCCGGGTCGCGGCCCATTCCGCTTCCCTCGCGGCCCGCTTGGGGCTTCCCATGCGAGGGACGAACGCGAACGGCGACTTCCAGCTTGCCGGCTGGGAAGTGGGGCCGGTCTATCGGCAGACGTGCAACCTGGGCACGGCGAAAACGATAGGCGCGGACCTTGTCTGGCCGAACGGCGGCGCAGGATATTCCCTCACGGGCGCGGGCCTGAAGGTCGGCGTCTGGGACAGCGGCCCCGTCTTCGCCCACAGCGAACTCACCGGACGGGTCACCGTGATCGACAACGGCCAGCCCGTCAGCGGCCACGCTACCCACGTGGCCGGGACGATCGCGGCGACGGGGGCCGACCCAAACGCAAAGGGCATGGCGTACCAGGGCCTGATCGATTCGCGCGATTGGAACAACGACCTGGCCGAGCTTGCGGCCGCCGCGGCCGCCGGGCTCACCCTCTCCAGCCACTCGTACACCGCCGTCTGCGGATGGAGCAACAACTACTTCGGCGACGGAAAGTGGGCATGGTTCGGCGATCCTGCGATCTCCCAGACTTCCGATTGGAAGTTCGGCTTTTACGACGCGACCGCCCGCGACCTGGACAGCGTGTGCAGAACCGCGTCCCGGCTGCTTCCGGTGGTCGCGGCAGGCAACGACCGCTCGGACACCGGCCCCGTCCCAGGCACGCCCTACTGGCTCGTGACCAACGTGAAAGTGCTGAGCACGGACGTGCGCAACAAGGACGGGGGGACCCTGGGCTACGACAGCCTGCCCATGGGGATGCAGACGGCCAAGAACCCGCTCTGCGTCGGGGGCTGCGCGAAAATCCCGAACCGGTATGGCAAGCCGGGAGACGTGGTGCTCGGGCCCTATAGCAGCTCGGGACCGACGGACGACGGCCGCATTAAGCCGGACCTCGTCGCGCCCGGCACCGGGGTCTATTCGATCTTCGAGGACCAGCGCTATGGCGAGTTGACGGGGACTTCGTCCTCTGCCCCAACGGTGGCCGGCGGCTTGAGCCTGGTGCGGCAGCGCTATCGGCAGACCCACGGCAACGCGGATCCTCGGGGGGCGACCCTGAAGGCGCTCGCGGTCCACGCAGCGCGGGAAGCCGGCCCCTACGAAGGGCCGGACTATCGGTTCGGCTACGGTCTCTTCGACGCGGCCGCGGCGGCGCGGCTCGCCACGTTCGACCAGCAAGTCACCAACACGGTCCTGGAAGGGACGCTGACCCAGGGCGGGGTCTTCACGACCCAGATCCAGTGCGACGGCGACCAGCCGGTCAAGGCCACCCTCGTGTGGATGGACGAAGCGGGGCCCGTTCCCCCGGTCAGGCTCAACCCGGCGACCCGCATCCTCGTGAACGATCTGGACCTGCGGATCGTCAAAGGCGCCTCGATCGCCCTCCCCTGGACGCTCGATCCAGCCGCCCCCGGCCGCGCCGCCGTGCGCGCGGACAACTGGCGCGACAACGTGGAGCAAGTCGTCTTCCCCACCAGGCCGGAGGGTGTCTACACGATCCGCGTCACCCACAAACGCACCCTGACGAGGGCGCAGCCTTTCTCGTTGGTCGTGACCGGGGCCAACCCGCCCTTGGCGCTGGCCGCGAAGCCCAACCGCGTGAAGGGCGGCTCTCCCAACGTGGTGACCGCGACGGTCGACGTCGGCATCCCCGCGTCGAAGGGCTTGGTGCTCAAGCTGACCTCCGACAACGCGGCTGCGAAGGTGCCCGCCACCGTCGTGGTCCCGGCCGGCGCGACGCGCGCCACCTTCACGATAGACCACTCCGCCGTGACAGTGGACCAAGTGGTCAAGATTTCCGCGCTGGGCTCCGGAGTGACTCGCCAAGTGACCCTGACGCTCGTCAAATAG
- a CDS encoding alpha/beta hydrolase, whose amino-acid sequence MLSLALLVAANLGLDVRTEVPYRTVGGKTLMMDIYKPKGEAEEEIPMVVVIHGGTWMAGKRQDMAAICQAIAREGMAAATVDYRLAPNSRWPAMIEDCQAAVRFLRAKADDYGLDTDAFGSCGASAGGHLALLLGLTDTWEQDPADNPDQSSRVGAVFNLFGPVDLTQDFDVKLADFVSKAVIGKPYADSKEEIARFSPITYVDGTQPPIFTLQGEADTVVPFRQAQRLDEAVRAKGGTHELTLLKKMGHGIDEKDPEQMKGVKAGIDFLKDLLLRKVAGTLRG is encoded by the coding sequence ATGTTGAGCCTTGCCCTCCTTGTCGCCGCCAACCTTGGCCTGGACGTCCGCACCGAAGTGCCCTACCGCACGGTCGGCGGAAAGACGCTGATGATGGACATCTACAAGCCGAAGGGCGAGGCCGAGGAGGAGATCCCGATGGTCGTTGTGATCCACGGCGGGACCTGGATGGCGGGCAAGCGGCAGGATATGGCGGCGATTTGCCAGGCCATCGCCCGCGAGGGGATGGCGGCCGCGACGGTGGATTACCGCTTGGCCCCGAACAGCCGCTGGCCCGCGATGATCGAGGACTGCCAAGCGGCGGTCCGCTTCCTGCGGGCAAAGGCGGACGACTACGGGCTCGACACGGACGCCTTTGGCTCCTGCGGGGCGAGCGCGGGGGGGCATCTGGCGCTGCTGCTGGGCTTGACCGACACCTGGGAACAAGACCCCGCCGACAACCCCGACCAAAGTAGCCGGGTGGGCGCGGTCTTCAACCTCTTCGGCCCGGTCGACCTCACCCAAGACTTCGATGTGAAGCTTGCCGACTTCGTCAGCAAAGCGGTGATCGGCAAACCCTACGCGGACTCCAAGGAGGAGATCGCCAGGTTCAGCCCGATCACCTACGTCGACGGCACCCAGCCCCCGATCTTCACCCTGCAGGGCGAGGCGGATACGGTCGTGCCGTTCCGCCAGGCACAGCGGCTGGACGAGGCGGTGAGGGCCAAGGGCGGGACGCATGAACTCACGCTCCTCAAGAAGATGGGTCACGGGATCGATGAGAAGGACCCCGAACAGATGAAAGGCGTGAAGGCGGGAATCGACTTCCTGAAAGACCTTCTTCTCCGCAAAGTTGCGGGAACACTGCGCGGTTAG
- a CDS encoding HDOD domain-containing protein — protein sequence MDLASLEIRMSRSENLPVLPQAASTVLRLADDSDASTREMERAIERDAALTAKILRVANSAYYGSPNIPTVGRAISFLGLTTVRSLVVSAAMQQMVSGRSKCESFERLGFWRHCLAVATASRIIGKIRSPLKAEELYCAGLMHDVGILIMDKFMAHELNTIITRCIELKRPLHHVAIEVAGFSHCDVGWVLADRWGLSPMIRRAIRFSVDPISDEEYYETTCVVAAADALANRAGFEHSKIPGNHDVSAEVSEVIGLPPEQFQIIIEVVRQEIDRAQEAFGIAA from the coding sequence ATGGACCTCGCGAGCCTGGAAATCAGGATGTCTCGCAGCGAAAACTTGCCGGTCTTGCCGCAGGCGGCAAGCACCGTCTTGCGGCTTGCCGACGACTCCGATGCCAGCACCCGCGAGATGGAGCGGGCGATCGAGCGGGACGCCGCCCTCACTGCGAAGATCCTGCGTGTCGCGAATTCGGCGTACTACGGCTCTCCCAATATCCCGACGGTGGGCCGGGCCATCAGCTTCCTCGGCCTCACCACCGTCCGGTCCCTGGTCGTCAGCGCGGCGATGCAGCAGATGGTCTCTGGCCGGAGCAAGTGCGAAAGCTTCGAGCGCCTCGGATTCTGGCGCCATTGCCTCGCCGTCGCCACCGCGTCCCGCATCATCGGGAAGATCCGCTCCCCCTTGAAGGCCGAAGAGCTCTACTGCGCCGGGCTCATGCACGACGTCGGCATTCTTATAATGGACAAGTTTATGGCGCACGAGTTAAACACGATCATTACTCGTTGCATCGAATTGAAGCGTCCGCTCCACCACGTCGCCATTGAAGTCGCGGGCTTCAGCCATTGCGACGTGGGCTGGGTCTTGGCCGACCGATGGGGGCTGAGCCCGATGATCCGCCGCGCCATCCGGTTCTCAGTCGACCCGATCTCGGACGAGGAGTACTACGAAACGACCTGCGTTGTCGCCGCGGCAGACGCCTTGGCGAACCGAGCCGGGTTCGAGCACAGCAAGATTCCGGGTAACCACGACGTCTCCGCCGAAGTTTCGGAGGTCATCGGACTCCCGCCCGAGCAGTTCCAGATCATCATCGAGGTCGTCCGTCAGGAGATCGACCGGGCTCAAGAAGCCTTCGGCATCGCAGCCTGA
- the rho gene encoding transcription termination factor Rho: MTHVFRPRKSEAGSGKRRRHRGPREERPDVTSDLENLPEIDYNHFDRMSPTELAKEAKKQKISIDQDRADVIEALLEKANAEHEAIYRRGILEILQDGWGFLRRPNYQPSNDDVYVSQSQVKRFGLKAGDTVYGQVRAPKEGEKYYAMLRVESVNGFGSQSPEMLSRRDFEQLTPLFPDRRMKQETEPEKIVGRIIDLIAPIGKGQRGLVVAPPKTGKTTILKSIANSITTNEPDVYLMVLLVDERPEEVTDMKRSVKGQVISSTFDEPAENHIRVTELCLEQAKRLVEAGRDVVILLDSITRLSRASNLTINPSGRTLSGGLDPAALYRPRRFFGAARNIEEGGSLTIIASVLIETNSKMDEAIFEELKGTGNMEIVLNRDLAERRIWPAIDVRSSSTRHEEALFDKGQLEAVYHLHRILANSQNTVDATDQLIKLLKRTPTNNMFLESVIAKTRATV; encoded by the coding sequence ATGACGCACGTATTCCGACCCCGAAAATCCGAGGCCGGCTCTGGCAAGCGACGCCGCCACCGCGGCCCGCGCGAAGAGCGCCCGGACGTCACTAGCGATCTCGAGAACCTTCCCGAAATCGACTACAACCATTTCGACAGAATGTCTCCCACCGAATTGGCGAAGGAGGCCAAGAAGCAGAAGATCTCTATCGACCAAGACCGCGCGGACGTCATCGAAGCGCTCTTGGAGAAGGCGAACGCCGAGCACGAGGCGATCTATCGCCGCGGCATTCTAGAGATCCTGCAAGACGGCTGGGGGTTCTTGCGCCGGCCGAACTACCAGCCTTCCAACGACGACGTCTACGTCAGCCAGTCGCAAGTCAAGCGGTTCGGCCTGAAGGCGGGCGACACGGTCTATGGCCAGGTGCGCGCGCCAAAGGAAGGCGAGAAGTATTACGCGATGCTGCGCGTGGAGAGCGTGAACGGCTTCGGCAGCCAATCGCCCGAGATGCTTTCCCGGCGCGATTTTGAGCAGCTCACCCCGCTCTTCCCCGACCGCCGGATGAAGCAGGAGACCGAGCCCGAGAAGATCGTAGGCCGCATCATCGACCTGATCGCGCCCATCGGCAAAGGCCAACGCGGCCTCGTCGTCGCCCCGCCGAAGACGGGCAAGACCACGATCCTGAAGTCGATCGCAAACTCGATCACCACAAACGAGCCCGACGTCTATTTGATGGTCCTGCTGGTCGACGAGCGCCCGGAAGAGGTCACCGACATGAAGCGGTCCGTAAAGGGCCAGGTGATCAGCTCCACCTTCGACGAACCCGCCGAGAACCATATACGCGTCACCGAACTCTGCCTGGAGCAGGCCAAGCGCTTGGTCGAGGCCGGTCGCGACGTCGTCATCCTCCTGGACTCGATCACGCGCCTTTCGCGCGCCTCCAACCTCACGATCAACCCGAGCGGGCGCACCCTTTCGGGCGGTCTAGATCCGGCGGCCCTCTATCGGCCGCGCCGCTTCTTCGGCGCCGCGCGCAACATCGAAGAAGGGGGCTCGCTCACGATCATCGCCTCAGTCCTCATCGAGACGAACTCGAAGATGGACGAAGCGATCTTTGAGGAGCTCAAGGGAACGGGCAACATGGAGATCGTGCTGAACCGCGACCTGGCGGAACGGCGCATCTGGCCCGCCATCGACGTCCGCTCGTCCTCGACACGCCACGAAGAGGCGCTGTTCGACAAGGGACAGCTGGAGGCGGTCTACCACCTTCACCGCATCCTGGCGAACAGCCAGAACACAGTGGACGCGACGGACCAGCTGATCAAGCTGCTCAAGCGGACGCCCACCAACAACATGTTCCTCGAATCGGTGATCGCCAAGACGCGCGCAACCGTTTGA
- a CDS encoding helix-turn-helix transcriptional regulator, with amino-acid sequence MTPTPRGPIREVHATFAPGFDLDPQAGEILRCIRLRRGLSISEAARRVGMSPSLLSAYERGLRWPEPARLAGIAVTMGADRKEGSALARREVPDMDLRIPDGVEDGWVWLRTSGLWDGRAWSDLDTLRLRRAVASLALRPAVARRMLGVCLLVYASSLVLRGHDVFSSRVALQAYNVLSPLGADCPERWRALALCCLANVFHDPLDGARKTRAMVNAIERWPTDGAYRPLLHLLLADAHSRLGEMDACHRHFEQAEQTVTDKEVAYYVEIGRIRHAFLRGDFEQAAAVADAVQATMAIDEAARLEISARLHDLMGKRLEASERRARALAVCQGLGCRLVHQTALRLAQTALAP; translated from the coding sequence GTGACGCCGACCCCGCGGGGCCCGATCCGAGAGGTGCACGCGACCTTCGCGCCGGGGTTCGACTTAGATCCGCAAGCCGGCGAGATTTTGCGGTGCATCAGGCTCCGGCGCGGCCTTTCGATATCCGAGGCGGCCCGCCGGGTCGGTATGAGCCCGAGCCTGCTCTCCGCCTATGAGCGCGGGCTTCGCTGGCCCGAACCCGCCCGGCTCGCCGGCATCGCCGTCACGATGGGCGCCGACCGCAAGGAGGGCAGCGCCTTGGCCCGGCGCGAAGTGCCGGATATGGACCTCCGCATCCCGGACGGGGTCGAGGACGGCTGGGTCTGGCTCCGGACGAGCGGCCTTTGGGACGGGCGCGCGTGGTCGGACCTGGACACCCTTCGCCTTCGCCGCGCGGTCGCTTCGTTGGCGCTGCGCCCGGCCGTCGCCCGCAGGATGCTGGGAGTCTGCCTTCTTGTCTATGCGTCCTCACTTGTGCTCAGGGGCCACGACGTCTTTTCCAGTCGGGTCGCGCTCCAGGCCTACAACGTCCTCTCGCCGCTCGGCGCGGACTGCCCGGAACGCTGGCGCGCGCTCGCGCTCTGCTGTCTGGCGAACGTCTTCCACGACCCGCTCGACGGCGCGAGGAAGACGCGCGCGATGGTGAACGCGATCGAGCGCTGGCCGACCGACGGCGCCTATCGCCCCCTCCTGCACCTCTTGCTCGCGGACGCTCATAGCCGCCTCGGCGAGATGGACGCCTGCCACCGCCATTTCGAGCAGGCGGAGCAGACGGTCACGGACAAAGAGGTGGCCTACTATGTCGAGATCGGCCGGATTCGGCACGCCTTTCTCCGTGGGGACTTTGAACAGGCGGCCGCGGTCGCCGATGCGGTCCAAGCCACGATGGCGATCGACGAGGCGGCCCGGCTCGAGATCTCGGCCCGCCTGCACGACCTTATGGGCAAGAGGCTGGAAGCATCGGAGCGACGGGCCAGGGCCCTGGCCGTCTGCCAGGGGTTAGGGTGCCGGTTGGTCCACCAGACCGCGCTCCGCTTGGCCCAGACCGCGCTCGCCCCATAG
- a CDS encoding phosphoglycerate kinase, translating into MALAKKTVRDAEVSGKTVLVRCDFNVPLEGARITDDRRITEALPTIRLLVEKGAKVVLCSHLGRPKGVTPEFSLKPVADRLGELLGRPVSLAGDCVGPEVEAAVAALDAGGVLLLENVRFHPEEEKNAPSFAAELAKGKDLFVNDAFGTAHRAHASTEGVARVLPGYAGLLIEKELQYLGEALHDPARPFVAVLGGAKVADKIKVIDNLLPKVDKLLIGGGMAFTFLSAQGFEIGMSLLDSDSVDYAKGVLKQHAGKLMVPVDAVVAPSFSEEGPIAVVDANKIPPDQMGLDIGPRTALSFRETVAAAGTVVWNGPMGVFEMPAFAEGTKALCQGLAECRGTTVVGGGDSASAAEIFGVADKVTHVSTGGGASLEYLEGKELPGIAALQDA; encoded by the coding sequence ATGGCCCTCGCCAAAAAGACGGTTCGCGACGCGGAGGTTTCTGGCAAGACGGTGCTCGTCCGGTGCGACTTCAACGTGCCGCTGGAAGGCGCGCGCATCACGGACGACCGCCGCATCACGGAAGCCTTGCCTACCATAAGGCTCCTAGTCGAGAAGGGGGCGAAGGTCGTGCTCTGCTCGCACTTGGGCCGGCCGAAGGGGGTGACGCCCGAGTTCTCGCTGAAGCCGGTGGCCGACCGCTTGGGCGAGCTTCTCGGAAGGCCGGTCTCCTTGGCGGGGGACTGCGTCGGGCCCGAGGTAGAGGCGGCGGTGGCAGCTTTGGATGCGGGCGGCGTCCTGCTGTTGGAGAACGTCCGGTTCCACCCGGAAGAGGAAAAGAACGCGCCGTCATTTGCCGCCGAACTGGCGAAAGGCAAAGATCTCTTTGTGAACGACGCCTTCGGCACGGCCCACCGGGCGCACGCCTCGACCGAGGGCGTGGCGCGGGTGCTCCCTGGCTATGCGGGGCTTCTTATTGAAAAGGAACTGCAGTACCTGGGCGAGGCGCTCCACGACCCGGCGCGGCCGTTCGTGGCGGTGCTCGGAGGCGCAAAGGTCGCGGACAAGATCAAGGTGATCGATAACCTGTTGCCGAAGGTGGATAAGCTCCTGATCGGCGGCGGGATGGCGTTCACCTTCCTCAGCGCCCAAGGGTTCGAGATCGGGATGTCGCTCCTGGACTCGGACAGCGTGGACTATGCGAAAGGCGTGCTGAAGCAGCACGCGGGCAAGCTCATGGTGCCGGTGGACGCGGTGGTCGCACCGAGCTTCAGCGAAGAAGGGCCGATCGCGGTGGTCGACGCGAACAAGATCCCGCCGGACCAGATGGGGCTGGACATTGGGCCGCGCACGGCCCTCTCCTTCCGAGAGACAGTGGCGGCAGCAGGCACCGTGGTCTGGAACGGCCCGATGGGCGTCTTCGAGATGCCGGCCTTTGCCGAGGGCACAAAGGCGCTCTGCCAGGGCTTGGCCGAGTGCAGGGGGACGACCGTGGTCGGCGGCGGGGACAGCGCCTCGGCGGCCGAGATCTTTGGCGTGGCCGACAAGGTGACGCACGTCAGCACCGGCGGCGGCGCCTCGCTGGAATACCTCGAGGGCAAGGAACTGCCCGGTATCGCCGCGCTCCAGGACGCGTGA
- a CDS encoding alpha-ketoacid dehydrogenase subunit beta has protein sequence MSTIETTYRDAVHRCIDEEMDRNPDVFVIGEDIGRYEGTFKVTKGLWPKYGEKRVVDTPIVEPGFTGIAIGAAMTGLRPIVEMMTMSFSILALDQIINHAAKIHYMTGGQVSVPMVVRGPGGAAKQLSAQHSHSMEGWYAHCPGLKVVAPATVEDAYGMLRTAIWDDNPVIFTENPGLYTLKGTIPDDKDFVVPFGKAQILREGSDLSLIGYSRMTQVNLAVAERLAEKGVKAEVVDVRSLLPLDTETIYASVAKTHRAVVVYEDWRSGGFGAEIAARIGEDCFDDLDAPVVRVGGLNVPMPYARVLELECIPDVDDVLATIEKKLG, from the coding sequence ATGAGCACTATCGAAACCACTTATCGCGACGCGGTCCACCGTTGCATCGACGAAGAAATGGACCGGAACCCGGACGTCTTCGTCATCGGCGAGGACATCGGCCGCTATGAAGGCACCTTCAAGGTCACCAAGGGCCTCTGGCCAAAGTACGGCGAGAAGCGCGTCGTCGATACCCCCATCGTCGAGCCTGGCTTCACCGGCATCGCGATCGGCGCGGCCATGACCGGGCTTCGCCCGATCGTCGAGATGATGACGATGTCGTTCTCCATCCTGGCGCTCGACCAGATCATCAACCACGCGGCCAAGATCCACTACATGACGGGTGGGCAGGTCTCGGTGCCGATGGTCGTGCGCGGGCCGGGCGGCGCCGCCAAGCAGCTCAGCGCCCAGCACAGCCACTCGATGGAGGGCTGGTACGCCCACTGCCCGGGCCTCAAGGTCGTCGCGCCCGCGACGGTCGAAGACGCCTACGGCATGCTGCGGACCGCCATCTGGGACGATAACCCCGTCATCTTCACCGAGAACCCCGGCCTCTACACCCTCAAGGGCACGATCCCGGACGACAAGGATTTCGTCGTGCCCTTCGGCAAGGCGCAGATCCTGCGCGAGGGTAGCGACCTCTCCCTCATCGGCTATAGCCGCATGACCCAGGTGAACCTGGCCGTCGCAGAGAGGCTCGCGGAGAAAGGGGTCAAGGCCGAGGTCGTGGACGTCCGCTCGCTGCTTCCGCTCGACACCGAGACCATCTACGCCAGCGTCGCCAAGACCCATCGCGCGGTCGTGGTCTATGAAGACTGGCGCAGCGGCGGCTTCGGCGCAGAGATCGCAGCCCGCATCGGAGAAGACTGCTTCGACGACCTCGACGCCCCCGTGGTCAGGGTCGGCGGACTCAACGTCCCCATGCCCTACGCCCGAGTCCTCGAACTCGAGTGCATCCCGGACGTCGACGACGTCCTCGCGACGATCGAGAAGAAGCTGGGCTGA
- a CDS encoding J domain-containing protein, translated as MTRDYYEVLGVPRHADEKQIKSAYRKLARKYHPDVNPNDPSSEAKFKEIGEAYAVLGDEERRRKYDRFGSRFEEAEQYGGGGFQVEEGDFDFGSIFGSIFGGFGGGGEAFTRLRGMEPHDVEHAIEATLEEIDSGTSRTLTYQTQDACPTCQGTGQVTLGDARRRGVCPTCRGTRTVANSRRIQLKIPAGFEDGKKLRVPGGGAKGSNGKSGDLFVAVRVLPHKLFKRKGEDTEVSVDLPFTLAALGGQVRVPTPRSAGHITVPPGTQTGQIFRLRGQGITKLKGGRGDLLARVRITVPEKLTDKQKRLLQDFAKTEETS; from the coding sequence ATGACGCGTGACTACTACGAGGTGTTGGGAGTCCCTCGCCACGCCGACGAGAAGCAGATCAAGTCGGCCTATCGCAAGCTCGCCCGGAAGTACCACCCGGACGTCAATCCGAACGACCCTTCTTCGGAGGCCAAGTTCAAGGAGATCGGCGAAGCCTACGCTGTTCTGGGCGACGAGGAAAGGCGCAGGAAGTACGACCGCTTCGGCAGCCGGTTCGAGGAGGCTGAGCAGTACGGGGGCGGCGGCTTTCAGGTCGAAGAGGGAGACTTCGACTTCGGCTCTATATTCGGCTCGATCTTCGGGGGTTTCGGGGGTGGTGGCGAAGCCTTCACCCGGCTCCGGGGGATGGAGCCGCACGACGTCGAGCATGCGATCGAGGCCACGCTTGAGGAGATCGACTCGGGCACCTCGCGGACGCTGACTTACCAGACCCAAGACGCCTGCCCGACGTGCCAAGGGACGGGGCAGGTCACGCTGGGCGACGCCCGGCGGCGTGGGGTCTGCCCGACCTGCCGCGGGACGCGGACCGTCGCGAACTCCCGGCGCATCCAGCTAAAGATCCCTGCCGGGTTCGAGGACGGAAAAAAGCTACGGGTGCCGGGGGGCGGGGCCAAGGGTTCCAACGGCAAGTCCGGAGACCTCTTCGTCGCCGTGCGGGTACTGCCGCACAAGCTCTTCAAGCGGAAGGGTGAGGACACCGAGGTGAGCGTCGACCTTCCCTTCACCCTGGCCGCGCTAGGCGGGCAGGTCCGGGTGCCTACCCCGCGCAGCGCGGGGCACATCACCGTGCCGCCGGGGACCCAGACGGGCCAAATTTTCCGCCTGCGCGGACAGGGGATCACGAAGCTCAAAGGAGGGCGGGGCGACCTGCTCGCCCGGGTGCGGATCACCGTCCCCGAGAAGCTGACCGATAAGCAAAAGAGACTGCTGCAAGACTTCGCCAAAACGGAGGAAACGTCGTGA